One Coregonus clupeaformis isolate EN_2021a chromosome 33, ASM2061545v1, whole genome shotgun sequence DNA window includes the following coding sequences:
- the heca gene encoding headcase protein homolog produces the protein MPNQKSNKGKRNKRTNSSGDEQENGASAAATGGAPGVTTTTLLGATAAPFNEHRSEAPCATPLVCSLARDIDLEKDDYQRVVCNSDSCPYGNWMHLQCFYEWESSILVQFNCIGRARSWNEKQCRQNMWTKKGYDLAFRFCSCRCGQGHLKKDTDWYQVKRMAEVKKKVPLEKSLGKLSSSAAAGGGACGGGLDPPDDPKRGKLPGGSKLSHRASSQELPRRQSVDRQNSQERGHGGLFCGSSLGPRSPCDSPGQSPPTGFSFFSPPTFTGPRSSRHLGEFLKNAVHMESHRKHMLASGMLGRGGHLDHTILPLPRLTTGDNPVQFLRRLDLTELLTHIPRHKLNTYHVRMEDDAQAGQGEDLRRFILSALSASHRNMVNCALCHRTLPVFEQFPLVDGTLFLSPSRHDEIEYDVPCHLQGRLMHLYAICVDCLEGVHKIVCIKCKSRWDGSWHQLGTMYTYDILAATPCCQARLNCKHCGKPVIDVRVGMQYFSEYSNVQQCPHCGNLDYHFVKPFSSFKVLEAY, from the exons ATGCCCAACCAGAAAAGCAACAAGGGGAAGAGAAATAAAAGGACTAATAGTAGTGGAGATGAACAAGAAAATGGAGCCAGTGCTGCCGCAACAGGAGGAGCACCAGgggtaacaacaacaacattattgGGGGCTACAGCTGCACCGTTCAACGAACATAGAAGTG AGGCCCCCTGTGCTACCCCTCTTGTGTGCAGTCTGGCCAGAGACATTGACCTTGAGAAGGATGACTATCAACGTGTGGTGTGTAACAGTGATAGCTGCCCCTATGGCAACTGGATGCACTTGCAGTGCTTCTACGAGTGGGAGAGCAGCATCCTGGTCCAGTTCAACTGCATTGGAAGGGCCCGCAGCTGGAACGAGAAGCAGTGCCGGCAGAACATGTGGACTAAGAAGGGATACGACCTGGCCTTCCGCTTCTGCTCTTGCCGCTGTGGCCAGGGCCACCTTAAGAAAGACACGGACTGGTACCAGGTGAAGCGCATGGCAGAGGTGAAGAAGAAGGTGCCTCTGGAGAAGAGCCTGGGGAAGTTGAGCAGCTCAGCTGCAGCTGGAGGAGGTGCATGTGGAGGCGGGCTGGATCCCCCTGATGATCCTAAGAGGGGCAAGCTGCCTGGGGGCAGTAAGCTGTCTCACAGAGCATCCAGTCAGGAGCTGCCTCGCCGACAGTCAGTGGATCGGCAGAACTCTCAGGAGAGGGGTCACGGAGGCCTATTCTGTGGAAGCAGCCTGGGGCCCCGCTCACCCTGTGACTCCCCGGGTCAGTCCCCTCCGACAggcttctccttcttctccccaCCCACCTTCACAGGGCCCCGCAGCTCCCGTCACCTGGGGGAGTTCCTGAAGAATGCGGTGCACATGGAGAGCCACCGGAAGCACATGCTGGCAAGCGGCATGCTGGGTCGCGGAGGCCACCTGGATCACACCATCCTGCCCCTGCCCAGACTCACCACGGGGGACAACCCAGTGCAGTTCTTGCGGAGGCTGGACCTCACAGAGCTGCTGACCCACATACCCAGACACAAGCTGAACACCTACCATGTCCGTATGGAGGATGACGCCCAGGCGGGCCAGGGAGAGGACCTGAGGAGATTCATCCTGTCGGCTCTGAGCGCCAGCCACAGGAACATGGTCAACTGTGCCCTGTGCCACCGCACCCTGCCTGTCTTTGAGCAGTTCCCTCTGGTGGACGGGACCCTGTTCCTGAGCCCCTCCAGACACGATGAGATCGAGTACGATGTACCGTGCCATCTGCAAG GGAGGCTGATGCATCTGTATGCAATCTGTGTCGACTGTCTGGAGGGAGTCCACAAAATTGTATGTATCAAGTGCAAGTCCAGGTGGGATGGGAGCTGGCACCAGTTGGGGACGATGTACACCTATGATATACTGGCCGCCACACCATGTTGTCAG GCCCGTCTGAACTGCAAGCACTGTGGCAAGCCAGTCATAGATGTCAGGGTGGGGATGCAGTACTTCTCAGAGTACAGCAACGTGCAGCAGTGCCCCCACTGTGGGAACCTCGACTACCACTTTGTCAAGCCATTCTCCTCCTTCAAAGTATTGGAAGCTTATTGA
- the abracl gene encoding costars family protein ABRACL — protein sequence MNVQHEVSLLVGEIQRLGSKNADGQTCVKFGVLFNDDRCANIFEALVGTLRAAKRKKIIAFEGELLLQGVHDNVDITLLQE from the exons ATGAATGTCCAACATGAAGTATCTCTGCTTGTTGGAGAGATCCAACGGCTTGGCAGTAAAA ATGCAGATGGACAAACATGTGTCAAATTTGGTGTCCTGTTCAATGACGATAGGTGTGCCAATATCTTTGAGGCTTTGGTTGGGACTCTGAGGGCTGCCAAGAGGAAGAAGATCATCGCATTTGAAGGGGAGCTTCTCCTGCAAGGTGTCCATGACAATGTTGACATCACACTCCTACAAGAATGA